Proteins from a genomic interval of Beijerinckia indica subsp. indica ATCC 9039:
- a CDS encoding DUF58 domain-containing protein has product MPTASLLDPALHGLGPSQQDEALRLAARFPGLIVAARDIAASVMHGVHGRRRPGTGETFWQFRPFTVGESAARIDWRRSARDQNLYVREREWEAAHTIYLWVDRSASMYFLSSLAMQSKVDRALVLGLAAADLLVAAGERVALLGLTRPLATRQIVERLAEAWLLEEKAPDYRPAELPEAMSLPRGAQALLIGDFLCDVADLARVIERLSAQGANGHLVMIADPIEETFPFKGHAELIDVDSPARFRVGQAEDFAQDYQHRLAAHRDAIAALTRAKGWSLSIHRTDHPASEALLALRMRLEAGGMAVTAREG; this is encoded by the coding sequence GTGCCGACCGCCTCGCTTCTCGATCCCGCCCTTCACGGTCTCGGTCCTAGCCAGCAAGACGAGGCTTTGCGCCTGGCTGCCCGCTTCCCTGGCCTGATCGTCGCGGCGCGCGATATTGCCGCGAGTGTCATGCATGGCGTGCATGGACGCCGCAGGCCCGGCACGGGCGAGACCTTTTGGCAATTTCGGCCCTTCACAGTGGGGGAATCGGCTGCCCGCATCGACTGGCGACGCTCCGCGCGCGACCAGAACCTCTATGTGCGCGAACGGGAATGGGAGGCCGCTCACACGATCTATCTCTGGGTCGATCGTAGTGCTTCCATGTATTTCCTTTCGAGCCTCGCCATGCAATCAAAAGTGGATCGCGCCTTGGTGCTGGGCCTTGCCGCAGCCGATCTTCTGGTGGCAGCGGGGGAGAGGGTGGCGCTGCTCGGCCTCACGCGGCCGCTGGCGACGCGCCAGATCGTCGAGCGTCTGGCCGAGGCCTGGCTTCTGGAGGAGAAAGCCCCTGATTATCGGCCTGCGGAATTGCCCGAGGCCATGTCTCTTCCGCGCGGCGCACAGGCTTTGCTAATTGGTGATTTCCTCTGCGACGTGGCGGATCTCGCCCGTGTCATCGAGCGGCTCAGCGCTCAAGGAGCGAATGGCCATCTCGTTATGATCGCCGATCCGATTGAGGAGACCTTCCCCTTCAAGGGGCATGCGGAATTGATCGATGTCGATTCGCCTGCACGTTTCCGCGTTGGACAGGCAGAGGATTTCGCGCAGGATTATCAGCACAGACTCGCCGCTCATCGCGACGCCATTGCTGCCCTGACCAGGGCGAAAGGCTGGAGCTTGTCCATCCATCGGACCGATCATCCAGCCTCAGAGGCTCTGCTCGCTTTGCGCATGCGTCTCGAGGCCGGCGGCATGGCCGTGACGGCAAGGGAGGGCTGA
- a CDS encoding AAA family ATPase — MPEVLTTSLEDALVRNAEATLERIAAARSAIEAIIFGQERVVEDALVTLFAGGHGLLVGVPGLAKTKLVETLGTVLGLEARRVQFTPDLMPADILGSEVLEESVDHRRVFRFIKGPIFTQLLMADEINRASPRTQSALLQAMQEYHVSVAGERHDLPQPFHVLATQNPLEQEGTYPLPEAQLDRFLMQIDVVYPDRDAERRILIETTGEVQAAPRPAMSVEDLLATQRLVRRLPVGETVVEAILDLVRSARPGEGHAELTKHIAWGPGPRAAQALMLASRARALVTGRLSPSIEDVIALAQPILKHRMALTFTARAEGLTVSDVIGKLIQRLS, encoded by the coding sequence ATGCCGGAAGTGCTCACGACTTCGCTTGAAGACGCTTTGGTCCGCAATGCCGAAGCGACCCTGGAACGGATCGCGGCCGCGCGCAGTGCCATTGAGGCTATTATTTTCGGCCAGGAGCGTGTCGTCGAGGATGCGCTGGTGACTTTGTTTGCCGGTGGCCATGGCCTACTGGTCGGTGTCCCGGGTCTTGCCAAAACCAAGCTCGTGGAAACCTTGGGCACGGTTCTAGGACTTGAGGCGCGCCGCGTCCAATTCACCCCGGATCTCATGCCGGCTGATATTCTGGGGTCGGAAGTGCTGGAGGAAAGCGTCGACCACCGCCGCGTCTTCCGATTCATCAAGGGGCCGATCTTCACTCAATTGCTGATGGCCGATGAAATCAACCGGGCGAGCCCCCGCACGCAATCGGCCTTATTGCAGGCCATGCAGGAATATCATGTCTCGGTCGCTGGCGAACGGCATGACTTGCCGCAGCCTTTCCATGTTCTGGCGACGCAGAACCCGCTTGAACAGGAGGGTACTTACCCTTTGCCGGAGGCGCAACTCGATCGCTTTCTCATGCAGATCGACGTGGTCTATCCCGATCGTGATGCCGAACGGCGCATCCTGATCGAGACCACCGGCGAAGTGCAAGCGGCGCCCAGGCCCGCGATGAGCGTCGAGGATTTGCTGGCGACGCAACGTCTCGTGCGCCGCTTGCCAGTTGGCGAAACAGTGGTGGAGGCGATCCTCGACCTCGTGCGTTCGGCGCGACCCGGTGAAGGCCATGCCGAACTGACCAAACATATCGCCTGGGGACCAGGGCCGCGCGCCGCGCAGGCCTTGATGCTGGCCTCCCGCGCCCGCGCCTTGGTGACAGGACGTTTGTCGCCGTCCATCGAGGATGTGATCGCTCTCGCTCAACCGATCCTCAAACATCGCATGGCTTTGACTTTTACCGCGCGGGCCGAGGGGCTGACGGTGAGCGATGTGATCGGCAAATTGATCCAAAGGCTCTCCTGA
- a CDS encoding DUF1285 domain-containing protein has product MSGSDEKTKKTVLTPATSPPPLSLLAGQLDAGLAHAAHLPPIDQWNPPFCGMIPMRIARDGRWFHQGTPIERPALVQLFSKLLRKDGERYVLVTPVECVGIEVEDAPFLAVEMKIENEGSLQILSLRTNFDDWVQIGTAHPLRFETQPDGGLKPYVLVRGDLWALATRSLLVELTDYGTIEDWRGEPWFGLRSDGQFFAMAKANGLSD; this is encoded by the coding sequence ATGAGCGGCAGCGATGAAAAGACGAAAAAGACGGTTTTGACGCCCGCCACCTCGCCCCCTCCCCTTTCCCTCCTGGCAGGCCAATTGGACGCGGGCCTCGCACATGCGGCTCACCTGCCCCCGATCGATCAATGGAATCCTCCCTTTTGCGGCATGATTCCCATGCGCATCGCCCGCGATGGACGCTGGTTCCATCAGGGCACACCGATCGAGCGACCAGCTCTCGTTCAATTGTTCTCCAAGCTCTTGCGCAAGGATGGCGAGCGCTACGTCCTCGTCACGCCGGTCGAATGTGTCGGCATTGAAGTCGAGGACGCGCCTTTCCTCGCCGTTGAGATGAAGATTGAGAACGAAGGCAGCCTTCAGATCCTTTCCTTGCGCACCAATTTCGATGATTGGGTGCAAATTGGGACAGCGCACCCCTTACGATTCGAAACTCAGCCCGATGGCGGTCTCAAGCCCTATGTCCTGGTGCGCGGTGATCTCTGGGCACTCGCGACACGCTCCCTCCTCGTTGAACTCACTGATTACGGAACCATTGAGGATTGGCGGGGTGAGCCTTGGTTCGGGCTGCGCTCGGATGGGCAGTTCTTTGCCATGGCCAAAGCCAATGGTTTGAGTGATTAA
- a CDS encoding CCA tRNA nucleotidyltransferase yields MPIHTTTRPETTALLAHKGVERIFAIFNGAGEETRIVGGSVRNALAGQHVHEFDFATTALPEIIQARAEAAGLKYIPTGIEHGTITILAGGESFEITTLRKDVETDGRRAIVRFGRDFEEDAHRRDFTINALSMDQHGTLYDYTGGLADLAAGRVRFIGAARQRIREDYLRILRLFRFSADFAGGRLDAEGLDAAIREREGLRRLSTERIRAELLKLMGGKRVAEVAYEIAEAGLFTPLLPLVPQPSRLNRFITIETEATQDPLLRLAALFTMVRENVTALRVHLSLSNAETTRLDHAVTLASSLHALAEPPSEPAMRALLLHRSHQTLDDAFVLTQAGAPAALGAAWASARARLRTLPKPKLPFSGADLIARGISPGPGMGEALQRLEKAWIAAGFPEDSESLAALLDRIAPARRV; encoded by the coding sequence ATGCCAATACACACGACCACACGGCCGGAAACCACCGCCCTTCTTGCTCATAAAGGGGTGGAGCGGATCTTCGCGATCTTCAATGGCGCGGGCGAGGAAACCCGGATCGTCGGCGGCTCCGTGCGCAATGCACTCGCCGGTCAGCATGTGCACGAATTCGACTTCGCCACCACCGCCTTGCCCGAGATCATCCAGGCGCGCGCCGAGGCTGCCGGCCTGAAATATATTCCGACCGGCATCGAACACGGGACCATTACGATCCTCGCCGGGGGAGAAAGTTTCGAGATCACGACCCTGCGCAAGGATGTCGAAACCGATGGCCGCCGTGCCATTGTCCGTTTCGGTCGCGATTTCGAAGAAGATGCTCATCGTCGTGACTTCACCATCAATGCGCTCTCTATGGATCAACACGGCACCCTTTATGATTATACGGGAGGCCTCGCAGATCTTGCCGCCGGCCGTGTCCGGTTCATCGGCGCGGCGCGGCAAAGAATTCGGGAAGATTATTTGCGCATTTTGCGCCTGTTCCGCTTTTCCGCTGATTTCGCAGGAGGCCGGCTCGATGCCGAAGGCCTTGATGCCGCAATCAGGGAACGCGAAGGCTTGCGGCGGCTTTCCACCGAACGTATCCGCGCCGAATTACTGAAACTGATGGGGGGCAAAAGGGTCGCTGAAGTCGCCTATGAAATCGCCGAAGCCGGCCTGTTCACGCCCCTGTTGCCGCTGGTCCCGCAACCCAGCCGGCTCAATCGGTTCATCACGATCGAGACAGAAGCAACCCAGGATCCCTTGCTGCGCCTTGCCGCCCTTTTCACCATGGTCAGGGAAAATGTCACCGCCTTGCGTGTCCATCTTTCGCTTTCAAATGCGGAAACCACGCGTCTCGATCACGCGGTCACCTTAGCTAGTTCCCTGCATGCTCTCGCAGAGCCACCCAGTGAGCCAGCTATGAGGGCGCTGCTCCTGCATCGGTCTCACCAAACTCTCGACGACGCCTTCGTGCTGACACAAGCAGGAGCACCCGCCGCTTTGGGAGCCGCCTGGGCTTCGGCAAGAGCCAGATTGCGCACCCTGCCGAAACCAAAGCTGCCCTTTTCCGGCGCGGATCTCATTGCCCGCGGCATCAGCCCCGGCCCAGGCATGGGCGAGGCTCTGCAAAGACTGGAAAAAGCTTGGATCGCGGCCGGATTTCCCGAGGATTCCGAGAGCCTTGCCGCTTTGCTCGATCGGATTGCCCCGGCGAGGAGGGTTTAA
- a CDS encoding Rieske 2Fe-2S domain-containing protein: protein MAFVKVCEESELIEGKYDVAVPNRTLCLIIWPEGGQPRAFQGMCPHAKEPLADARFNGKDLECHHHDWLFDGTTGKCLKGKPCSLAEYPLKIEDGAVFIDTEGVEPNYLDGPPKQPGIMR from the coding sequence ATGGCATTCGTCAAAGTTTGCGAAGAATCTGAGTTGATTGAGGGCAAATATGACGTTGCGGTTCCCAATCGCACGCTTTGCTTGATCATTTGGCCGGAAGGTGGCCAGCCGCGTGCTTTCCAGGGCATGTGCCCGCATGCCAAGGAGCCCTTGGCTGATGCCCGTTTTAACGGCAAGGATCTCGAATGCCATCACCATGACTGGCTGTTCGACGGCACGACCGGCAAGTGCCTCAAGGGTAAGCCCTGCTCACTCGCCGAATATCCGCTGAAGATCGAGGATGGCGCGGTGTTCATCGACACCGAAGGTGTGGAGCCGAACTATCTCGATGGTCCGCCGAAGCAGCCGGGCATCATGCGCTAA
- a CDS encoding TylF/MycF/NovP-related O-methyltransferase, with translation MTSARNIIYSSKHRAELQDYPVADIDEDKHFSRLFDVSKNFTMTGKEAMYGLYQAVSYVVSRGIPGDFVECGVWRGGSSLLAGLAFRDLEVVSKTRLRHIFSRLRDRAPRPRRLWLYDTYEGMTAPTEVDVEIGGKTAQSYIEQYADDGRWCYAAEADVRQTLIQNGLDESQFQLVKGDVCQTLKSTVPSKISILRLDTDWYESTKVEMEVLYPLLSPGGVLIIDDYGHWEGSRKAIDEYFKTKPIFLHRTTYAVRTGIKI, from the coding sequence ATGACGAGTGCTCGCAATATTATCTATTCGTCGAAACATCGGGCCGAGTTGCAGGACTATCCGGTGGCAGATATAGATGAAGACAAGCACTTCTCGCGCCTTTTCGATGTATCAAAAAATTTTACTATGACCGGAAAGGAGGCGATGTATGGACTGTACCAGGCCGTTTCTTACGTTGTCTCCCGGGGTATTCCAGGCGACTTTGTTGAATGTGGCGTGTGGCGCGGCGGGAGCAGCCTGCTCGCGGGCTTGGCATTCCGTGATCTTGAAGTCGTGTCAAAGACCAGACTCCGGCATATTTTCTCGAGACTACGAGATCGCGCTCCTCGTCCGCGTCGACTATGGCTTTACGACACATACGAGGGGATGACGGCTCCAACAGAGGTCGACGTGGAGATCGGCGGTAAAACTGCCCAATCATATATAGAGCAATACGCGGATGATGGACGGTGGTGCTACGCCGCTGAGGCAGATGTGCGTCAAACCTTGATTCAAAACGGACTCGATGAAAGCCAGTTTCAATTGGTCAAGGGAGATGTCTGCCAAACACTGAAGAGCACGGTGCCATCAAAAATATCTATCTTGCGTTTAGATACAGACTGGTACGAGTCAACTAAAGTCGAAATGGAAGTGCTTTATCCACTTTTATCCCCGGGCGGTGTTTTGATCATTGATGATTATGGGCATTGGGAAGGCTCCAGGAAAGCTATAGACGAATATTTCAAGACAAAGCCAATATTTCTACACAGAACAACTTACGCTGTACGAACAGGAATTAAGATATAA
- a CDS encoding acyltransferase family protein produces the protein MRFPLIDVLRAFAALSVVVYHVIAHFNWTEFPISGPLVWFRTGWMGVDLFFVISGFVISLSAFGTLDKTQEKKEFYAHFIRHRAARIIPLHYLTCLIFIIYIQPFMFFDSSAWSQFVTHSLFIYNFFSTHQGGINGVNWSVAVEMQFYLLMMISAAKLRSCKPIEIALAGLAIAWLWRATMFPLTDISGPLGVYPRFLLTTQLPGMLDEFACGILLTRFVRSDMGRHFISKNPYRLWITSFASLVTMTCFLAIYWQNAAFWNSFWMVTFSRTLLGIAWASIILIVCCINYKSIITITKPLQYLGTVSYGIYLWHLSVILSLKTLPWLTASRALPVIIAVTITLSIISWHFFEEPIMLRFSRKLPPTAPNDKVIRQAEDHTIQPA, from the coding sequence ATGCGTTTCCCTCTCATCGACGTGCTGCGAGCTTTCGCAGCGCTCAGCGTTGTTGTCTATCACGTCATTGCCCATTTCAATTGGACCGAATTTCCCATCTCCGGCCCTCTGGTATGGTTTCGAACAGGATGGATGGGCGTTGACTTATTCTTTGTGATCTCCGGATTTGTTATCAGCTTGTCCGCCTTCGGAACGCTTGATAAAACTCAAGAGAAAAAAGAATTTTATGCTCATTTCATACGCCACAGAGCCGCAAGAATTATCCCCCTTCACTATCTCACATGCCTCATATTCATAATATACATTCAGCCCTTTATGTTTTTCGATAGCTCGGCCTGGAGTCAATTCGTCACTCATAGCCTGTTCATCTATAATTTCTTCAGCACTCATCAAGGCGGCATCAACGGAGTTAACTGGTCTGTAGCCGTTGAGATGCAGTTCTATCTTCTCATGATGATAAGCGCGGCAAAACTACGCTCTTGCAAACCTATTGAGATTGCACTGGCCGGGCTTGCAATTGCTTGGCTGTGGCGTGCCACGATGTTTCCCTTGACTGATATATCAGGGCCACTCGGCGTTTATCCCCGCTTTCTCCTTACGACGCAACTCCCAGGAATGCTTGATGAATTTGCATGCGGCATCCTTCTCACGCGCTTCGTGCGCAGCGATATGGGTCGCCATTTTATCAGTAAAAACCCCTATCGCTTATGGATCACATCATTCGCTTCTCTTGTTACAATGACTTGTTTTCTCGCAATTTATTGGCAGAATGCCGCATTCTGGAACTCGTTTTGGATGGTGACCTTTTCGCGAACCTTGCTAGGTATCGCCTGGGCAAGTATTATTCTCATTGTATGCTGCATAAACTATAAATCGATAATAACAATCACAAAGCCACTCCAATATCTAGGAACCGTTTCCTATGGTATTTATTTATGGCACCTCTCAGTCATACTATCGCTTAAAACCCTCCCTTGGCTCACTGCGTCCAGGGCTCTACCCGTCATCATCGCGGTGACAATCACACTTTCCATTATCTCCTGGCATTTCTTCGAAGAGCCAATCATGCTTCGTTTTTCGCGCAAACTGCCGCCCACGGCACCAAATGACAAAGTCATAAGGCAGGCGGAAGATCACACCATTCAGCCTGCCTAA
- a CDS encoding NAD(P)/FAD-dependent oxidoreductase: MVDQSDPRQTRIVVVGAGHAGGTFVSLMREMGHEGPILVIGEETAAPYQRPPLSKDYLKGNLAEDSLFLRAPSFYEERKIIVRTGESVERIDREEKAIRLAGGDVEPYDVLVLATGSENRRLGVEGADLTNIFGLRTLAEAGLLKQVLRPESRLAVIGGGYVGLEVAASARLLGADVVVIEREPRVLARVACEPLSRFYESHHRAQGVRIETGAQVTGFEGDAGSIAGVRLADARQFACDVAIVGIGAVARDRLAREAGLACDNGVRVDLDARTSDPSIYALGDVTLRPLPLYQDRMARLESVANALEQAKQAAASILGQPRPEPVVPWFWSDQYDVKLQIAGMPFDCDDMVIRGAIDSGKFAIFHMRGDHIQAVEAVNAAPEFMGGRLLIASQQKVDRAKLADPTVSIKRVAV, translated from the coding sequence ATGGTGGATCAGTCCGATCCGCGTCAGACGCGGATCGTTGTCGTTGGCGCGGGACATGCCGGCGGCACTTTTGTCAGCTTGATGCGTGAGATGGGGCATGAGGGGCCAATCCTTGTGATTGGCGAGGAAACGGCTGCTCCCTATCAGAGACCACCCCTTTCCAAGGACTATCTCAAGGGCAATCTCGCCGAGGACTCTTTGTTTCTGCGTGCTCCTTCTTTCTATGAGGAGCGCAAGATCATCGTACGGACGGGCGAGAGCGTGGAGAGGATCGATCGCGAGGAAAAAGCGATCCGTCTCGCGGGTGGTGACGTCGAGCCCTATGATGTGCTGGTCTTGGCCACAGGGTCCGAAAACCGTCGTTTGGGCGTCGAGGGAGCAGATCTTACCAATATTTTTGGACTGCGGACGCTGGCTGAGGCCGGTCTCTTGAAACAGGTCCTGCGGCCGGAAAGCCGCCTCGCTGTCATCGGTGGCGGCTATGTGGGTCTTGAGGTCGCGGCCTCCGCCCGCCTGCTCGGTGCCGATGTCGTGGTGATTGAGCGCGAGCCCCGGGTTCTGGCCCGCGTTGCTTGCGAGCCTTTGTCACGGTTCTATGAATCCCATCATCGCGCCCAGGGCGTCCGCATTGAAACCGGGGCGCAGGTGACGGGCTTCGAAGGGGATGCCGGAAGCATTGCCGGGGTCAGGCTGGCGGATGCGCGGCAATTTGCCTGCGATGTCGCAATCGTAGGCATCGGGGCCGTGGCGCGCGATAGGCTGGCGCGGGAAGCTGGCCTTGCCTGCGATAATGGCGTACGCGTCGATCTCGATGCCAGAACCTCCGATCCGTCCATCTATGCCTTGGGCGATGTGACCTTGCGTCCGTTGCCGCTTTATCAGGATCGCATGGCCCGTCTCGAAAGCGTGGCCAATGCGCTGGAGCAGGCCAAACAAGCGGCAGCTTCCATTCTCGGCCAGCCACGGCCGGAACCCGTGGTGCCGTGGTTCTGGTCGGATCAATATGACGTCAAATTGCAGATTGCCGGCATGCCCTTCGACTGCGACGACATGGTGATCCGTGGTGCGATCGACAGCGGCAAATTCGCGATCTTTCATATGCGGGGCGATCACATCCAGGCGGTCGAGGCGGTCAATGCCGCGCCCGAATTCATGGGTGGCCGTCTGCTCATCGCCTCGCAGCAGAAAGTGGATCGGGCAAAGCTTGCCGATCCCACCGTCAGTATCAAGAGGGTGGCGGTTTAG
- a CDS encoding DUF779 domain-containing protein produces the protein MDRVIATPKAIELIEKLKAVHGPLLFHQSGGCCDGSAPMCYPLSEFKTGAQDVLLGAIAGCPVYIGAAQYALWAHTQLIIDVVPGRGSGFSLESPEGLRFLTRGHVFTDEELGQLQPLPEPHVV, from the coding sequence ATGGATCGCGTCATCGCCACGCCTAAGGCTATTGAACTCATCGAAAAGCTCAAGGCGGTCCATGGACCTCTGTTGTTTCATCAATCCGGCGGTTGTTGCGACGGCAGCGCGCCGATGTGTTATCCGCTGTCCGAGTTCAAGACAGGCGCGCAGGATGTTCTGCTCGGTGCGATTGCCGGCTGCCCGGTCTATATCGGCGCGGCGCAATATGCCTTGTGGGCGCATACACAATTGATCATCGATGTCGTGCCCGGACGTGGCTCCGGCTTTTCCCTCGAATCGCCGGAAGGCCTGCGTTTCCTGACCCGGGGCCATGTCTTTACCGATGAGGAACTCGGACAACTTCAGCCCTTGCCCGAGCCGCATGTCGTCTGA
- the adh gene encoding aldehyde dehydrogenase: MVEKLIADLGQDIAIRPHYDNFIGGKWTPSVKGQKFDNVSPIDGRVFCTIARSTAEDVELALDAAHAAREKWAQTSPLERSRVLLRLADRMESKLDTLAMVETIDNGKPLRETKAADVPLAIDHFRYFAGCLRAQEGSISEIDHDTVAYHFHEPLGVVAQIIPWNFPLLMAVWKIAPALAAGNCIVLKPAEQTPMSVMVLMDIIGDLLPPGVLNVINGFGVECGKPLAQSKRIAKVAFTGETTTGRLIMQYASENIIPVTLELGGKSPNIFFADVADEDDDFFDKALEGFSMFALNQGEVCTCPSRALVHEKIYDRFIERAIARVKAIRQGNPLDMATMIGAQASNDQLEKILSYIDIGKQEGASLLTGGGRAEVGADFAGGFYVQPTVFQGHNKMRIFQEEIFGPVLSVTTFKDDEEALQIANDTLYGLGAGVWTRNGTRAYRFGRAIQAGRVWTNCYHLYPAHAAFGGYKQSGIGRETHKMMLDHYQQTKNMLVSYSPKALGFF; encoded by the coding sequence ATGGTCGAAAAACTCATCGCCGATCTGGGTCAGGACATCGCCATCCGTCCACATTATGATAATTTCATCGGCGGCAAGTGGACGCCGTCCGTCAAGGGCCAGAAGTTCGACAATGTTTCTCCGATCGATGGCCGGGTGTTCTGCACGATCGCTCGCTCAACCGCGGAAGATGTTGAGCTGGCGCTCGATGCCGCTCATGCGGCGCGCGAGAAATGGGCGCAGACCTCTCCGCTGGAGCGTTCGCGTGTTCTCCTGCGCCTTGCCGACCGCATGGAAAGCAAGCTCGATACATTGGCCATGGTCGAGACGATCGATAACGGCAAGCCGCTCCGCGAGACGAAGGCCGCCGACGTGCCGCTCGCCATCGATCATTTCCGCTATTTCGCTGGTTGCCTGCGCGCCCAGGAAGGTTCGATCAGCGAGATCGATCATGATACCGTCGCCTATCATTTCCATGAGCCGCTCGGCGTCGTCGCGCAGATCATTCCTTGGAATTTCCCGCTCCTGATGGCGGTCTGGAAGATCGCTCCTGCGCTTGCCGCCGGCAATTGCATCGTGCTGAAGCCCGCCGAACAGACGCCCATGAGCGTCATGGTTCTAATGGATATTATCGGCGATCTGCTGCCTCCCGGCGTTCTCAACGTCATCAACGGTTTCGGCGTCGAATGCGGCAAGCCGCTCGCCCAGAGCAAGCGCATCGCCAAGGTCGCCTTCACCGGCGAAACGACGACGGGCCGTCTCATCATGCAATATGCGTCGGAAAACATCATTCCGGTGACGCTCGAACTCGGTGGCAAGTCGCCGAACATTTTCTTCGCCGATGTCGCCGACGAGGATGATGATTTCTTCGACAAGGCGCTCGAAGGCTTCAGCATGTTCGCTCTTAACCAGGGCGAAGTCTGTACATGTCCCTCGCGCGCCTTGGTTCATGAGAAGATCTACGACCGCTTCATCGAGCGCGCGATCGCCCGCGTGAAGGCGATCCGTCAGGGCAATCCGCTGGATATGGCGACGATGATCGGCGCGCAAGCCTCCAACGATCAGCTCGAAAAAATCCTCTCCTATATCGATATCGGTAAGCAGGAAGGTGCTTCGCTCCTGACGGGTGGCGGCCGCGCTGAGGTCGGTGCTGATTTCGCGGGTGGCTTCTATGTTCAGCCGACCGTGTTCCAGGGCCATAACAAGATGCGTATCTTCCAGGAGGAGATTTTCGGGCCGGTGCTTTCGGTCACGACCTTCAAGGACGATGAGGAAGCCCTGCAAATTGCCAATGATACGCTCTATGGTCTTGGCGCTGGCGTGTGGACCCGCAACGGCACGCGCGCCTATCGGTTCGGCCGGGCGATCCAGGCCGGCCGTGTCTGGACCAATTGCTATCATCTCTATCCGGCGCATGCCGCCTTCGGCGGTTACAAACAATCCGGTATCGGCCGCGAGACCCACAAGATGATGCTCGATCATTATCAGCAGACGAAGAACATGCTCGTCAGCTACAGCCCCAAGGCTCTTGGCTTCTTCTGA